In Arachis hypogaea cultivar Tifrunner chromosome 17, arahy.Tifrunner.gnm2.J5K5, whole genome shotgun sequence, a single window of DNA contains:
- the LOC112765482 gene encoding probable NAD(P)H dehydrogenase (quinone) FQR1-like 3 yields MAVTKVFVVYYSMYGHVDTMAREVLKGAAAVEGVEATLWRVPETLSDPILEKLKAPPRPEDVTDIKPEQLLEADGFIFGFPSRFGMMPSQLKAFFDATSELWASQALAGKPAGIFWSTGFHGGGQELSALTAITQLAHHGMLFVPLGYTFGSGMFEMDEVKGGSAYGAGTFAGDGTRQPTELELQQAFYQGKYMAEIAKKLKI; encoded by the exons ATGGCTGTTACCAAGGTCTTTGTTGT GTATTACTCCATGTATGGACATGTAGATACTATGGCCAGAGAAGTTCTCAAAGGTGCCGCGGCAGTTGAAGGTGTTGAGGCAACACTATGGCGG GTACCCGAGACCCTCTCCGATCCAATATTGGAAAAGCTGAAGGCCCCTCCTAGGCCGGAAGATGTAACGGACATCAAACCGGAACAACTTCTGGAAGCTGATGGTTTTATATTTGGTTTTCCTTCTCGATTCGGCATGATGCCAAGCCAACTGAAGGCATTTTTTGATGCCACTAGTGAGCTATGGGCCTCCCAAGCACTGGCTGGCAAGCCTGCTGGAATCTTTTGGAGTACTGGCTTTCACGGTGGAGGCCAGGAACTTTCAGC ATTGACAGCCATAACTCAATTAGCTCATCATGGCATGCTTTTTGTGCCCCTTGGATACACATTTGGAAGTGGCATGTTTGAGATGGATGAGGTGAAAGGAGGCTCAGCATATGGTGCTGGAACCTTCGCCGGAGATGGAACTCGGCAACCTACCGAGCTAGAACTGCAGCAGGCCTTTTACCAGGGTAAATATATGGCTGAAATTGCAAAAAAGCTAAAAATCTAA